Proteins from one Cicer arietinum cultivar CDC Frontier isolate Library 1 chromosome 3, Cicar.CDCFrontier_v2.0, whole genome shotgun sequence genomic window:
- the LOC101506493 gene encoding cytochrome P450 714C2-like — protein MIKSIKLIYSFRMSIMMEVVVAVGAVLVALIHFVFVLVLKPRSLRTKLHRQGIHGPSPHFYFGNIPQIKTLLLQQQQQQQSQDVSLSISHCWTSTLFPHIHKWTKQYGPMYLFSSGSIQWLMVADMEMVKEILLNTSLNLGKPSYLSKDMGPLLGQGILSSSGVIWAHQRKIIAPELYLDKVKAMVDQIVDSTNITLRTWETKIEERDGVDSEIKIDEDLRSLSADIIARVCFGSNYVEGKEIFTKLRDLQKLLSKIYVGIPGFRYLPNKNNRQIWRLEKEIDTNISKLVKQCPNEGHEQDLLQMILEGAKNHEGSDGLLSNSISQEKFIIDNCKNIFFAGHETTAITASWCLMLLATYQDWQDRARAEVLEVCGNGSPDASMLRSMKTLTMVIQETLRLYPPAAFVVRTAFEDINLKGIKVPKGLNIQIPIPVLQQDIKLWGPDAHKFNPERFANGVLGACKVPQAYMPFGIGARVCVGQHLAMIELKVVLSLILSKFRFSLSSSYCHSPAFRLVIEPGQGVVLKMTRI, from the exons ATTGAAGCCAAGATCACTAAGAACAAAGCTTCATAGGCAGGGTATTCATGGCCCTTCTCCTCACTTCTACTTTGGTAACATCCCACAAATTAAGACCCTTTTactccaacaacaacaacaacaacaatcacAAGATGTTTCTCTTTCTATTTCTCATTGCTGGACTTCAACATTGTTCCCTCATATTCACAAGTGGACAAAACAATATG GTCCGATGTACTTGTTTTCTTCTGGGAGTATACAATGGTTAATGGTGGCAGATATGGAAATGGTGAAGGAAATTCTTCTAAACACCTCTTTGAATTTAGGGAAACCTTCTTATCTTTCCAAAGACATGGGGCCACTTTTAGGTCAAGGTATATTGTCATCAAGTGGGGTGATTTGGGCTCATCAGAGGAAGATAATTGCGCCGGAACTGTACCTAGACAAAGTGAAG GCAATGGTTGATCAGATAGTTGACTCTACAAATATAACACTAAGAACTTGGGAGACTAAAATAGAAGAAAGAGATGGAGTAGATTCAGAGATTAAAATTGATGAAGATCTGCGAAGCTTGTCAGCTGACATAATTGCTAGAGTTTGTTTTGGGAGCAATTATGTCGAAGGAAAAGAAATATTCACAAAGCTTAGAGATCTTCAAAAACTCCTCTCCAAGATATATGTTGGAATTCCGGGATTCAG ATACTTGCCAAACAAAAACAATAGACAAATTTGGAGATTAGAGAAAGAGATCGACACAAATATATCAAAGCTCGTAAAACAATGCCCAAATGAAGGTCATGAGCAAGATCTCTTGCAAATGATACTTGAGGGTGCAAAGAATCACGAGGGCAGCGATGGCCTCTTATCAAATTCAATCTCGCAAGAGAAGTTCATTATAGATAACtgcaaaaatatattctttgcTGGACATGAAACTACTGCAATTACAGCATCATGGTGCTTAATGTTGTTAGCCACATACCAAGATTGGCAAGATCGTGCTCGTGCAGAGGTGCTTGAAGTTTGTGGAAATGGTAGTCCAGATGCAAGTATGCTTAGAAGCATGAAAACG TTAACCATGGTGATTCAAGAGACTTTGAGGCTTTATCCACCTGCAGCATTCGTTGTCCGGACAGCTTTCGAAGATATTAATTTAAAAGGCATCAAAGTTCCAAAAGGATTGAATATTCAGATTCCGATTCCAGTTTTGCAGCAAGACATTAAACTTTGGGGGCCTGATGCACACAAGTTCAATCCAGAAAGATTTGCAAATGGTGTTCTTGGAGCCTGCAAGGTTCCACAAGCTTATATGCCGTTCGGAATTGGTGCCCGTGTCTGCGTCGGACAACATTTAGCCATGATAGAATTGAAGGTGGTTTTGTCTCTTATTTTGTCAAAGTTTCGCTTCTCTCTTTCGTCAAGTTACTGCCATTCACCAGCTTTTCGTTTGGTTATAGAACCTGGTCAGGGAGTTGTTCTTAAAATGACAAGAATTTAA